The following are from one region of the Takifugu rubripes chromosome 12, fTakRub1.2, whole genome shotgun sequence genome:
- the LOC115251830 gene encoding uncharacterized protein, giving the protein MSLRSGKYYLKEFPLLQDKTNEEPPARATENTSQEPPMWEVVEQEATKEDPSKTMDARSQISKSTRSSQRSSASSAAAKAYAKAKAAKAQLVYAEKEASVMKQKADMEASMLKQKADYDASLHLLQCQKAAAAAEAEATAYEEVESGELSQIGDEPMDIAKRTSDYVHQQSQLLFSEQPAERETRELLEKKISRMVISDTRPASPDAKNTTQTAYKEVKGEPTAQAEAHETTPHPYPSRTSFPERGYVPEPQGAQDLARYLIRKEMVSSGLLKFDDKPENYWSWKASFISATKDLDLTAREELDLMTKWLGPGSSEQAKRIRAVHVFNPGAGVNMVWQRLEECYGTPEVIEDALLRKIEQFPKLHNRDTVRLRELGDILLELECAKEDGALPGLLYLDTARGIKQIVEKLPYNLQEKWTGFGSKYKEDHRVAFPPFFVFSNFVRQQAKIKNDPSFTISTTNSSPPMKTDKLERHYSKPFVKVHKTDVPAEPPDTRGNLFINKPEEPDRQCPIHKKPHPLRKCKLFREKPLEERKVYLRENRICFRCCGSVQHMARDCKIDVKCFECGSDKHISALHPGPPPSRLQNHAAGNDAEEQTGGSSPSVTSKCTEVCGNVEGSRSCAKILLVKVYPAGEKEKAVKMYAVLDEQSNKSLAKSDFFDLFNIQTNSTPYTLRTCSGKIDTSGRRGTNFILESKREVAPSPSTIN; this is encoded by the coding sequence ATGAGTCTACGATCAGGAAAGTATTACTTGAAAGAGTTCCCTCTACTTCAAgataaaacaaatgaagaacCACCAGCACGTGCTACAGAAAACACAAGCCAGGAGCCTCCTATGTGGGAGGTTGTGGAACAAGAGGCTACGAAGGAAGACCCTTCGAAAACAATGGATGCCAGATCCCAAATATCTAAATCCACCAGAAGCTCGCAACgatcatcagcttcatcagcagcagcaaaggctTATGCGAAGGCAAAGGCAGCCAAAGCCCAACTTGTCTATGCTGAAAAGGAAGCAAGTGTGATGAAACAGAAGGCAGATATGGAAGCAAGTATGTTAAAGCAAAAGGCTGACTATGATGccagcctccatcttctccagtgccaaaaggctgctgctgcagctgaagcagaagccACCGCCTATGAGGAAGTCGAAAGCGGGGAGCTGAGCCAGATCGGGGATGAGCCCATGGACATAGCTAAGCGCACCAGCGACTATGTTCACCAACAGTCCCAGCTTCTCTTTTCTGAACAGCCAGCAGAACGGGAGACCAGGGAGCTACTGGAGAAGAAAATCAGCAGAATGGTAATATCAGACACCAGACCAGCCTCTCCAGACGCAAAGAATACCACACAGACAGCTTACAAAGAGGTTAAAGGAGAACCAACAGCACAAGCTGAGGCTCATGAGACAACGCCTCATCCATATCCATCACGCACAAGCTTCCCAGAAAGAGGATATGTCCCCGAACCCCAAGGCGCACAAGACCTTGCAAGATATCTCATCCGCAAAGAAATGGTGAGTTCTGGCCTCCTGAAATTCGACGACAAACCTGAAAATTATTGGTCATGGAAAGCCTCATTTATAAGTGCAACAAAAGACTTAGATCTTACAGCCAGAGAAGAGCTTGACCTGATGACAAAATGGCTTGGACCTGGATCGTCAGAACAAGCTAAACGAATTCGTGCAGTCCACGTCTTCAATCCCGGAGCAGGAGTCAACATGGTCTGGCAACGTCTTGAGGAATGTTATGGGACGCCAGAAGTCATAGAGGATGCTCTTCTAAGAAAGATTGAACAGTTTCCAAAACTGCACAACAGAGACACTGTCAGGTTAAGAGAGTTAGGTGACATTCTCCTCGAACTTGAGTGTGCAAAAGAAGATGGTGCACTTCCGGGTCTTCTGTATTTAGATACAGCACGTGGAATAAAGCAAATTGTGGAGAAACTGCCATACAACCTGCAAGAAAAATGGACAGGTTTTGGAAGCAAATACAAGGAGGATCACAGAGttgcttttcctcccttttttgttttctccaacTTCGTCAGGCAACAAGCAAAGATAAAAAATGACCCAAGTTTCACCATATCTACTACCAACAGTTCACCGCCTATGAAGACAGACAAACTGGAAAGACACTACAGCAAACCTTTTGTGAAAGTGCACAAAACTGACGTTCCTGCGGAACCACCAGACACACGAGGCAATCTCTTCATAAATAAACCAGAAGAGCCAGATCGCCAGTGCCCCATACACAAAAAGCCCCATCCATTGAGAAAATGTAAACTCTTCAGGGAAAAACCATTAGAAGAACGCAAAGTGTATCTCAGGGAAAATcgcatttgtttcagatgttgCGGGTCTGTACAACACATGGCAAGAGACTGCAAAATAGATGTCAAATGCTTTGAATGTGGCAGTGATAAACACATTTCAGCGTTAcatccaggtcctcctccatCAAGACTACAGAACCATGCAGCTGGCAACGATGCCGAAGAGCAAACTGGAGGCTCATCTCCTTCTGTCACCTCCAAGTGCACAGAAGTATGTGGAAATGTTGAAGGTTCCCGCTCATGTGCCAAAATACTTTTAGTGAAAGTGTATCCTGccggagaaaaagagaaagcagtGAAGATGTATGCGGTGCTGGACGAACAGAGCAATAAGTCTCTCGCCAAAAGTGACTTCTTCGACCTCTTTAACATCCAAACCAACTCCACTCCGTACACGTTGAGAACGTGTTCAGGAAAAATAGACACTTCTGGGAGGAGAGGTACCAATTTTATCCTAGAGTCTAAACGGGAAGTTGCACCTTCCCCTTCCACCATTAATTGA